In Nicotiana tabacum cultivar K326 chromosome 19, ASM71507v2, whole genome shotgun sequence, one DNA window encodes the following:
- the LOC142173383 gene encoding uncharacterized protein LOC142173383 encodes MGQLASAQNTRPDRALPSDTEPNPKAQVNAVTLRNGRVLEVVPKKKKYTASPEGELVPKPIEENEKENKGSEPVIVTRPPTPFPQRLQKQKHDAKYKKFLDISSQVHVKLPLVEILQEVPKYARYLRDTEFETVALTEECSARVQSKLTPKFKDPGSFTILLSLGKQEVGRALCDLGASINLMPFYLFKQLGLGVLRPTTITLQLADMSLVMTERMSTGGAIIDVKEGKLKIRVDDEEVTFNVYKTLKPPKHYEDLCMINVVELKGIEQSSYMNCSDPDGISGLEEVVLQAECVKMIEKRARDERGDLLRACKKARLHGRKKKRKHPA; translated from the exons ATGGGACAACTTGCCAGTGCCCAAAATACTCGACCAGATAGGGCTCTTCCTAGTGATACCGAGCCTAATCCTAAAGCTCAAGTCAATGCGGTTACCTTGAGAAATGGAAGAGTGTTAGAAGTAGttccaaagaaaaagaagtataCGGCTAGTCCTGAAGGAGAATTAGTTCCCAAGCCGATTGAGGAGAATGAGAAAGAGAACAAAGGATCAGAGCCAGTAATTGTGACAAGGCCACCAACTCCGTTTCCACAAAGACTGCAGAAGCAAAAACATGATGCTAAGTACAAGAAATTCTTAGATATTTCGAGCCAAGTGCATGTGAAATTGCCTTTGGTGGAAATTTTGCAGGAAGTGCCTAAGTATGCAAGGTATCTCAGAGATACAGAGtttgaaacagttgcacttactgaagagtgcaGTGCTAGAGTTCAGAGTAAACTTACTCCTAAGTTTAAGGATCCTGGGAGTTTCACAATTCTTCTGTCTCTTGGAAAACAAGAAGTTGGTAGAGCCCTGTGTGATTTAGGGgctagtataaatttgatgccattcTATTTGTTCAAGCAACTCGGATTGGGGGTGCTTAGACCTACTACAATTACTTTACAGTTAGCAGATATGTCACTAGTTATGACAGAAAGGATGT CTACTGGTGGAGCGATTATTGATGTGAAGGAAGGGAAGTTGAAGATAAGAGTTGACGATGAGGAAGTCACTTTTAATGTGTACAAGACACTTAAGCCCCCTAAGCATTATGAGGACTTGTGCATGATTAATGTGGTCGAATTAAAGGGGATAGAGCAGAGTTCTTATATGAATTGTAGTGATCCAGATGGGATAAGTGGGTTAGAGGAGGTGGTGTTGCAAGCTGAGTGTGTAAAGATGATTGAGAAAAGAGCCAGAGATGAAAGAGGAGATCTTCTGAGAGCGTGCAAAAAGGCTAGACTTCATgggagaaaaaagaagagaaaacacCCAGCCTGA